In the genome of Colletotrichum lupini chromosome 8, complete sequence, one region contains:
- a CDS encoding acetyltransferase has product MDSPHHMGIRELNVSNWHSHNALTDTFNHAVPAIKTSAVYPAFFTFLRANLVLNPSAMSSNTNTPVLQPTVASNTHRPAAPSPLATSQALDPFDDIPPLSLEVLSTREDKAEALHLVADSIAQQRQQAAYSLVFHPVPLAGLTATLGVAYQYSYARQGDIGLAFTLFSGVIMTYLLAIRWATSGYLPLAEQMSWSFIRPHPDASADEEDLVLGTRFGNELVGALVLHLEPASPAVASTFSSRRRNKASSFRGGKGIIRAWTTKLRYRGKGVGTDMLDEAVRITRERCGKDAEVGFALEHANSRMVMPEFFNGVFRKRERWAAKTLDGVLAERELTKKKR; this is encoded by the exons ATGGATTCACCACACCACATGGGCATTCGCGAGCTCAATGTGAGCAACTGGCACTCTCACAATGCCCTTACCGATACCTTCAATCATGCGGTCCCCGCAATCAAGACAAGCGCAG TCTATCCAGCCTTCTTCACATTTCTCCGCGCCAACTTGGTCCTGAACCCATCCGCCATGTCATCCAACACCAACACACCCGTCCTCCAGCCTACGGTGGCTTCCAATACCCACCGCCCGGCAGCCCCGTCTCCGCTGGCAACATCTCAGGCTCTCGACCCCTTTGACGACATCCCTCCTTTGTCGCTCGAGGTCCTCTCCACCCGCGAGGACAAGGCCGAAGCCCTCCACCTCGTAGCAGACTCCATCGCCCAGCAGCGCCAACAGGCCGCCTACTCACTCGTCTTCCACCCCGTCCCGCTCGCAGGCCTCACAGCGACCCTCGGCGTCGCCTACCAGTACTCCTACGCCCGCCAAGGCGACATCGGCCTAGCCTTCACCCTCTTCAGCGGCGTTATCATGACCTACCTCCTCGCTATCCGCTGGGCGACGAGCGGCTACCTGCCCCTCGCAGAGCAAATGTCCTGGTCCTTCATCCGGCCCCACCCGGACGCCTCCGCCGACGAAGAGGACCTCGTCCTCGGCACCCGCTTCGGGAACGAGCTCGTCGGCGCCTTAGTGCTCCACCTGGAGCCCGCGAGCCCGGCCGTCGCCTCCACCTTCAGCAGCCGGCGCCGCAACAAGGCCTCGAGCTTCCGCGGCGGAAAGGGCATCATCCGCGCCTGGACGACGAAGCTCCGGTACCGCGGTAAAGGCGTCGGCACCGACATGCTCGACGAGGCGGTCCGCATCACGCGCGAGCGGTGCGGAAAGGACGCAGAGGTCGGCTTCGCGCTCGAGCACGCCAACAGCCGCATGGTCATGCCCGAGTTCTTCAACGGCGTGTTTAGGAAGCGCGAGCGCTGGGCCGCCAAGACACTCGATGGCGTGTTGGCTGAGCGGGAGCTcaccaagaagaagaggtga
- a CDS encoding histone H4 — MPPAPAFRGGPWASSSGGKRGTASKVHQGGKGKTVLQNAGTGAKRHRKIMKDCIRGITKPAIRRLARRGGVKRISAMIYDDAREALKTYLESVLRDCVTYAEHRKAKTITIHDVLHALARKGKPIYGFDPDTFVDPKSRKAKAAAIKD; from the exons ATGCCGCCCGCGCCCGCATTTCGCGGCGGCCCGTGGGCCTCGAGCTCCGGCGGCAAGCGCGGCACCGCTTCAAAGGTGCATCAAGGCGGCAAGGGCAAGACTGTGTTGCAGAACGCGGGGACCGGTGCAAAGAGACACCG AAAAATCATGAAGGATTGTATCCGGGGTATTA CTAAGCCTGCTATTCG TCGTCTGGCTCGTCGTGGCGGCGTCAAGCGGATTTCCGCCATGATCTACGACGACGCTCGTGAGGCCCTGAAGACCTATCTCGAGTCT GTCCTAAGAGACTGCGTGACATATGCGGAGCATCGCAAGGCGAAGACTATCACTATTCACGAT GTCTTGCATGCCCTGGCCCGCAAAGGCAAGCCTATCTACGGCTTCGACCCCGATACCTTTGTCGACCCGAAGTCGCGCAAGGCAAAGGCAGCAGCTATCAAGGACTGA